A window from Drosophila yakuba strain Tai18E2 chromosome 3L, Prin_Dyak_Tai18E2_2.1, whole genome shotgun sequence encodes these proteins:
- the LOC6533477 gene encoding myocardin-related transcription factor B: MPVIADAASDEPPAKCCKHCEESTQSVDGGPASWRLTLDQDLIDTLKGNFPSWFQGSAGGGGAASKQNPQQHNHQLAQQKHHQLVATSVIPIPITIDTKLAASNTNTLQQHQQQAAILGHSSSSASPASSVSSNSSKKSISSSLSSCSSSSSNSSSCSSNHCNSKSGSGGVKGAGSATASRFLNKSTSTSPTKSLSRTFKATQKPNGNHKVGQLVKSASLHSLSSGSSGSSSGNSASGSSSLLATISTSPLTTVELISSAACSGLLATRLSGKDLEHSFQDIILLHEAYDDMSEGEQRLHATFLGSSDDGNNSDCYDARQSPPKAIVDSSPLQPAMDKNKESLKVKLMVRRPHSQLVEQGIIPSLKTSPAIHEQCKQLERAKTSDMLKAKIQQRPNREDLERLHILEEDECHIDPSLAEKQRMLKKARLADQLNSQIQHRPGPLELIKKNILHTEKPIEKIVKEGLVSFKATSEGLLTRPQHPHSYVTFDDDSLSSESDTRQTPPRLDEAMVATSSSPTDVLQAAAASAGIVTMALTMPTAGQLVVTSPQILPQQQQPKAVVVPAPVPPPPPPPPPLPMTSIIKVKQETANLYEELCQSVTGTTASPVNHLYSPCSLASSTSMLSPLSSIASPPPPPMTTTRLHLAPVSVKSDAPGKDKNRKKSKSKPVSKARTIKFHEYKGPPSAAGQKQDQTQPEETSYQLMLEQQNCLLKFLENLNKNQSIIPAPSAPGVMLPAAPSATNNSITVTTKTVPALASQSAPAPAPISLPNTISITSSTGGAPLNFGDAAMLTPTPAATPTPPTLSLIATPQQQLQLHQQHQQLHQPTPVQRPPPLPSPALSVSSSIPPSPATSYAESTTSSITDLTRLEKMKVSDLKQHLKRRNLPVSGPKPHLIERLKPYLPLEPLDNNVTPAPASSNSNTTPEVITISDAMDTSNCGLLEQPPPVTMLVSDAGMEHEQMDVVQQQMDNTHPMTLQTILPPQPQTATIILTNEELLREQQRKIDELQRQLQRSQQELQKIRQRQQQQQHQQQTVTAQVVNALPTQQITLITTTSNGPQQTLTVMPQQVEKNVPAKVTVKATGGNNNHKVNGLQQQGSAAKKPASSNSNSSNNISSTNPPPINQKMVVKQQLEAKIQKQKAAAAAAAQQQQQQQQQQQQQALQQQQQQQQQQVRLLTQKTQTVFIPFNNNNHINNASAKTTTKKSNVPANHTNTTTTTMMQAAKPAAVATAAAASPATQHHNNLGLLWNEGNQTILLVGLNDQHMTAHTLGNISLTATTTTAAAAPPAATPVAASTTAPPKKILNGHQRTNSLPSIVFPIETKSIITQQQLQQLQQQQQQQQQFQPVQQPQQQQLNHVDIKPSPAPPPQYEEATKQLAASKAAALNGLLPLVKIKEEPVQSPVPAAAPPPQTAPLCKRKTASIKSEQVSDVLDILIKQGELPESAALEPITPLTPLPELSMFNGATPTTASGGASIVPMVPKLETPVTPVQTLDMAMDTNEPHVGFSSNQAPNHVFIESIDMASPLQTDSSAIDAESVAKTLDIFLEQHHATPPPSTPPKSCHSGSEKPNSPDAKLNHFDEYELLELMSQQLEMDMGDDSSGYCHSSAAKSSNNNGNLRRDLNPSLQPSINELLDASSPDNVLLNNNPGADVDFDADSFVAQLSQHVTGNGNSPGANCNGSIESSSSAVNSHFGSHSTPMDCDDFESTLNSFMQAVTQPQAGQHGEYTTSTSMANGTGGGMGVDNGTGGAVDAFNASGDIFDLFNMDDYKMNWAAGDFTV; the protein is encoded by the exons AGTCGACGCAAAGCGTGGACGGCGGACCTGCATCGTGGCGTTTAACGCTCGATCAGGATCTAATTGACACGCTCAAGGGCAACTTTCCCAGCTGGTTCCAGGGCTcagccggcggaggaggagcagccagCAAGCAGAATCCGCAGCAGCACAATCACCAGCTGGCCCAGCAGAAGCATCACCAGCTGGTGGCCACCAGTgtcatacccatacccataacCATTGACACCAAGCTCGCCGCCAGCAATACAAATACACtccagcaacatcagcagcaggcggcCATCCTGGGTCACAGTTCGTCGTCGGCCTCGCCCGCATCCTCCGTCAGTTCCAACTCCTCGAAGAAgtccatcagcagcagcctgagcagctgcagcagtagcagtagcaacagcagcagttgcagcagcaaccatTGCAACTCCAAGTCCGGTTCCGGTGGTGTCAAGGGTGCCGGTTCAGCGACGGCGAGCAGGTTCCTCAACAAATCCACCTCGACGTCGCCCACCAAGAGCCTCTCGAGGACATTCAAGGCCACCCAGAAGCCGAACGGCAACCACAAGGTTGGCCAGCTGGTCAAGTCCGCCTCCCTGCACAGCCTGAGCAGCGGaagcagcgggagcagcagcgGAAACAGCGCCAGCGGCAGCTCCTCGCTGCTGGCCACCATCTCCACATCGCCGCTGACCACCGTCGAGCTCATCTCGAGCGCTGCCTGCAGTGGCCTCCTGGCCACCAGGCTCAGCGGCAAGGACTTGGAGCACTCCTTTCAGGACATAATACTGCTGCACGAGGCCTACGACGACATGTCGGAGG GTGAGCAGCGTTTGCATGCAACGTTTCTGGGCAGCAGCGATGATGGTAACAACTCGGATTGTTACGATGCCAGGCAGTCACCACCGAAGGCCATCGTGGACTCCAGTCCGCTGCAGCCAGCGATGGACAAGAACAAGGAAT CGCTCAAAGTGAAGCTCATGGTGCGACGTCCACACTCGCAGCTCGTCGAGCAGGGCATCATACCAT CTCTGAAAACCTCGCCTGCTATCCACGAACAATGCAAGCAACTGGAGCGCGCCAAGACGAGCGATATGCTGAAGGCCAAGATCCAGCAGCGACCCAATCGCGAGGACCTCGAGAGGCTGCACATTCTCGAGGAGGACGAGTGCCACATCGATCCTAGTTTGGCGGAGAAACAGCGAATGCTGAAGAAGGCTCGCCTGGCGGACCAGCTCAACTCTCAGATCCAACATCGTCCTGGTCCACTGGAGCTAATCAAGAAGAACATCCTGCACACGGAGAAGCCGATCGAGAAGATTGTCAAGGAGGGACTCGTATCATTCAAGGCAACCAGCGAGGGTCTGCTCACAAGACCCCAGCATCCGCACAGTTATGTGACCTTCGATGATGATTCCCTGAGCTCAGAGAGCGATACGAGGCAGACACCGCCGCGTTTGGATGAGGCTATGGTCGCCACCTCCAGTTCACCCACCGATGTGCTGCAGGCGGCGGCTGCTTCAGCGGGTATCGTCACCATGGCCTTGACCATGCCCACAGCTGGTCAACTGGTGGTCACCTCACCACAGATTCttccccagcagcagcaaccgaAGGCTGTAGTGGTGCCGGCACCAGTGCCTccacctccgccgccgccaccaccactgCCCATGACCAGTATCATCAAGGTGAAGCAGGAGACGGCCAATCTGTACGAGGAGCTGTGCCAGAGTGTCACCGGTACCACAGCTAGTCCGGTTAACCATCTGTACTCGCCCTGCTCACTGGCTTCAAGTACCTCCATGCTAAGTCCGCTGTCTTCTATCGCCTctccgccaccaccaccgatgACCACCACACGTCTGCATCTGGCACCCGTGTCCGTGAAGTCTGATGCACCCGGGAAGGATAAGAACAGAAAGAAATCCAAGTCTAAGCCAGTGTCGAAGGCGCGCACCATCAAATTCCACGAGTACAAGGGTCCACCGAGTGCCGCCGGGCAAAAGCAGGATCAAACGCAGCCGGAAGAGACCTCCTACCAGTTGATGTTGGAGCAGCAGAACTGTCTGCTCAAGTTCCTGGAGAACCTCAACAAGAATCAGTCCATCATCCCAGCGCCCAGTGCGCCGGGTGTTATGCTTCCAGCAGCTCCTAGCGCGACCAACAACAGCATCACGGTAACAACAAAGACGGTGCCCGCCTTGGCCTCGCAAtccgctccagctccagctcccaTCAGCCTGCCCAACACCATATCCATAACGAGCAGTACCGGTGGAGCTCCACTTAATTTTGGAGACGCCGCTATGTTGACGCCCACGCCGGCGGCCACACCCACACCGCCCACCCTGTCGCTGATTGCTACACCacagcaacagttgcagctgcatcagcaacaccaacagctGCACCAGCCAACTCCTGTTCAACGTCCACCACCACTGCCCTCGCCGGCGCTCTCGGTCAGCTCCTCTATTCCACCCAGTCCGGCCACCAGCTATGCCGAATCCACTACCAGTTCCATAACGGATTTGACCCGACTGGAGAAGATGAAGGTCTCTGACTTGAAGCAGCATCTAAAGCGCAGAAACTTGCCCGTTTCCGGTCCCAAGCCGCATCTGATTGAGAGGCTGAAACCGTATCTGCCCCTGGAACCACTAGACAACAATGTAACTCCCGCTCCAGCCtcgagcaacagcaacaccacccCCGAGGTGATCACCATCAGCGATGCTATGGACACGAGCAACTGCGGTTTGTTGGAGCAACCTCCACCAGTGACCATGTTGGTTTCAGATGCAGGCATGGAGCACGAGCAGATGGATGtggtgcagcagcagatggATAATACGCATCCGATGACGCTGCAGACCATTCTTCCACCACAACCGCAAACTGCAACCATAATCCTGACCAACGAGGAATTGCTCAGGGAGCAGCAGCGTAAGATTGACGAACTGCAAAGGCAATTGCAGCGATcgcagcaggagctgcagaAGATACgccagcggcaacagcagcagcaacatcagcagcagacGGTTACCGCTCAAGTGGTGAATGCATTGCCTACGCAGCAGATAACGCTGATCACCACGACATCCAATGGGCCGCAGCAGACACTAACTGTGATGCCGCAGCAGGTGGAGAAGAATGTGCCCGCCAAAGTGACGGTGAAAGCTACTggaggcaacaacaaccataAGGTAAATGGACTGCAACAACAGGGATCTGCAGCCAAGAagccagccagcagcaactcGAACAGCAGTAATAACATTTCCTCAACGAATCCACCGCCAATCAACCAGAAAATGGTGGTcaagcagcagctggaggcTAAAATCCAGAAGCAaaaggcagcggcagcggccgccgcacagcagcaacaacaacagcagcagcaacagcagcagcaggcactgcagcaacaacagcagcagcaacagcaacaggtgCGCCTGCTCACGCAAAAGACACAAACTGTATTCATTCCattcaacaacaacaatcacatAAACAACGCTTCTGCCAAGACAACAACCAAGAAATCCAATGTGCCCGCCAACCATACAAACACAACCACCACAACTATGATGCAAGCAGCCAAGCCGGCAGCAGTtgcgacagcagcagcagcctcgCCAGCCACTCAACACCACAATAACTTGGGCCTGCTGTGGAACGAAGGAAATCAGACCATACTACTGGTGGGTCTAAATGATCAGCACATGACGGCGCACACGCTGGGCAATATCAGCTTAACGGCCACcaccacaacagcagcagcagcaccgccaGCGGCTACTCCAGTTGCAGCATCCACGACAGCTCCGCCAAAGAAGATACTGAATGGCCACCAACGCACAAACTCCCTGCCCAGCATTGTCTTTCCCATCGAAACCAAGTCCATCATTAcacagcagcagttgcaacaactgcagcagcagcagcagcagcaacagcaattcCAGCCTGTCcaacagccacagcagcagcaactgaaCCATGTGGACATCAAGCCCtcaccagcaccaccgccgCAGTACGAAGAGGCCACCAAGCAGCTGGCGGCCAGTAAGGCGGCAGCTTTGAATGGCCTTCTACCGCTGGTCAAGATTAAGGAGGAGCCCGTTCAGTCGCCCGTTCCTGCTGCAGCGCCTCCACCGCAAACAGCTCCTCTGTGCAAACGCAAGACGGCGAGCATTAAGTCCGAACAAGTCAGCGATGTTCTGGACATACTAATCAAGCAGGGTGAATTGCCGGAAAGTGCCGCTCTGGAGCCCATCACACCGCTAACGCCGCTGCCCGAGTTGTCCATGTTCAATggagccacgcccaccactgCGTCTGGTGGAGCCAGCATAGTACCCATGGTGCCCAAGCTGGAGACGCCAGTCACGCCAGTCCAAACCCTCGACATGGCCATGGACACGAATGAGCCGCATGTGGGCTTTTCCAGCAATCAGGCTCCGAATCATGTTTTCATCGAGAGCATAGACATGGCCTCGCCCCTGCAGACCGATTCGAGCGCCATTGATGCCGAGAGTGTGGCCAAGACCTTAGACATTTTCCTGGAGCAGCACCATGCCACACCTCCACCGAGCACACCGCCCAAAAGTTGCCACAGCGGCAGCGAGAAGCCAAACAGTCCGGATGCCAAGCTCAATCACTTTGATGAGTACGAGTTGCTGGAGCTTATGTCGCAGCAACTTGAGATGGACATGGGAGATGACTCCAGTGGCTATTGTCACTCCTCGGCGGCgaagagcagcaacaacaacggcaaccTGCGACGCGATCTCAATCCCAGCCTGCAGCCGTCCATTAATGAGCTGCTGGATGCGAGCAGTCCGGACAACGTGCTGCTGAACAACAACCCGGGTGCCGATGTGGACTTTGATGCGGATAGCTTTGTGGCCCAACTGAGTCAGCACGTCACCGGAAATGGAAATAGTCCGGGGGCCAATTGCAACGGATCCATTGAATCCTCGTCGTCCGCGGTGAATAGTCACTTTGGAAGCCACAGCACACCAATGGATTGCGATGATTTCGAGAGCACACTCAACTCTTTCATGCAGGCGGTGACCCAACCACAGGCGGGCCAACACGGCGAATACACGACGTCGACGAGCATGGCCAATGGAACTGGAGGAGGAATGGGCGTGGACAACGGCACCGGTGGGGCAGTGGACGCCTTCAATGCCAGCGGCGATATATTCGATCTGTTCAACATGGATGACTACAAGATGAACTGGGCGGCAGGAGATTTTACCGTCTAG